Proteins from a genomic interval of Caulobacter rhizosphaerae:
- a CDS encoding response regulator transcription factor — protein sequence MADITLIDDDENIVASVSLALESHGHVVKAYYDGASGLDAVESQAPDLVILDVKMPRMDGMEVLRRLRQSTEIPVIMLTSKDDEIDEILGFNLGADDYIHKPFSQRLLLERVKAVLRRARPEEEDAASAAPGSANSKIMKRGKLTLDSARHDSLWDGKPVRLTVTEFLLLQSLAQRPGFVKSRDNLMDAAYDDQVYVDDRTIDSHIKRMRKKFRQVDPEFDSIETLYGVGYRYRES from the coding sequence ATGGCCGATATTACTCTCATCGACGACGACGAGAACATCGTCGCCTCGGTTTCGCTGGCGCTGGAAAGCCACGGTCACGTGGTGAAGGCCTATTACGACGGCGCGTCGGGGCTCGACGCGGTCGAGAGCCAGGCGCCCGACCTGGTGATCCTGGACGTCAAGATGCCGCGCATGGACGGCATGGAAGTGCTGCGCCGCCTGCGCCAGAGCACCGAGATTCCCGTGATCATGCTGACCTCCAAGGACGACGAGATCGACGAGATCCTCGGCTTCAACCTCGGGGCCGACGACTACATCCACAAGCCGTTCAGCCAGCGCCTGCTGCTGGAGCGGGTCAAGGCCGTGCTGCGCCGGGCTCGCCCCGAGGAGGAGGACGCCGCCAGCGCCGCCCCCGGCTCGGCCAATTCCAAGATCATGAAGCGCGGCAAGCTGACGCTCGATTCGGCGCGGCACGACAGCCTGTGGGACGGCAAGCCGGTGCGCCTGACGGTCACCGAGTTCCTGCTGCTGCAGTCGCTGGCCCAGCGCCCGGGCTTCGTGAAGAGCCGCGACAACCTGATGGACGCCGCCTACGACGACCAGGTCTATGTCGACGACCGCACCATCGACAGCCACATCAAGCGCATGCGCAAGAAGTTCCGGCAGGTCGATCCCGAGTTCGATTCCATCGAAACCCTCTATGGCGTCGGCTACCGATATCGCGAATCCTGA